In Microbacterium sp. AB, a single genomic region encodes these proteins:
- the iolD gene encoding 3D-(3,5/4)-trihydroxycyclohexane-1,2-dione acylhydrolase (decyclizing), with the protein MGGTQRMTVGQALVEFLARQWTVDGDVRERTIPGVFGIFGHGNVAGLGQALRQLNEADPDLLPYYQARNEQAMVHQSVGYARIHRRRGTFASTASVGPGAANMLTGAAVATSNRLPALLLPSDTFATRVADPVLQQLEHPHDTGIQVTDAFRPVSRFFDRVERPEQLYSIALAALRVLTDPAETGAVTIALPEDVQAEALDVPREFLQQREWRIRRPRPDRDALARAVQAIRGARRPLVVAGGGVVYSGAEEELRAFVEATGIPVGTSQAGGGALVWDHPQYLGGVGATGSLAANRLAAEADVVIGIGTRYSDFTTASRTAFQDPDVTFVNVNVAAFDAYKHGTQLPVVADARETLVELSAALEGLRVDPSYAARIAREKAEWDATVDAALAPSGRDLPGQPEIIGAVQQASAPEDVIVQAAGSLPGDLHKLWRVRDPLGYHVEYAFSCMGYEIAGGIGVKRGAVADGSDRDVIVMVGDGSYLMLNTELVTAVAEGIKIIVVLVQNHGYASIGHLSETVGSQRFGTKYRRYDPLARNFQGEEVLPVDLALNARSYGIDTIEIAPGASAVDDLRAAIARAKASDRATFIHIDSDPHVYAPDGGGWWDVPVAQTSTLASTQAARVEYEEQVRARRPLLGGSGEVRS; encoded by the coding sequence ATGGGCGGCACCCAGCGGATGACCGTGGGCCAGGCGCTCGTCGAGTTCCTGGCGAGGCAGTGGACCGTGGACGGCGATGTCCGCGAGCGGACGATCCCCGGAGTGTTCGGGATCTTCGGGCACGGCAACGTCGCGGGTCTCGGGCAGGCGCTGCGGCAGCTGAACGAGGCCGACCCCGACCTGCTTCCCTACTATCAGGCGCGCAACGAGCAGGCCATGGTCCACCAGTCCGTGGGCTACGCGCGCATCCACCGTCGCCGTGGCACGTTCGCCTCGACGGCCTCGGTCGGCCCGGGAGCCGCGAACATGCTCACGGGAGCCGCGGTCGCGACGTCGAACCGCCTCCCCGCACTGCTGCTCCCGAGCGACACCTTCGCCACACGCGTCGCCGACCCCGTGCTGCAGCAGCTCGAGCATCCGCACGACACCGGCATCCAGGTGACCGACGCGTTCCGCCCCGTCTCGCGCTTCTTCGACCGCGTAGAGCGCCCCGAGCAGCTGTACTCGATCGCGCTCGCCGCGCTGCGCGTGCTCACCGACCCCGCCGAGACGGGAGCCGTGACGATCGCCCTGCCGGAGGACGTGCAGGCCGAGGCGCTCGACGTCCCGCGGGAGTTCCTGCAGCAGCGCGAATGGCGCATCCGCCGTCCGCGTCCCGACCGCGATGCGCTCGCTCGCGCCGTGCAGGCGATCCGCGGGGCGAGGCGACCGCTCGTCGTGGCGGGCGGCGGCGTCGTCTACTCCGGCGCCGAGGAGGAGCTCCGCGCCTTCGTCGAGGCGACGGGCATCCCCGTCGGCACCTCGCAGGCGGGTGGCGGCGCGCTCGTCTGGGACCACCCGCAGTACCTCGGCGGGGTGGGCGCGACCGGCTCTCTCGCGGCCAACCGGCTCGCGGCCGAGGCCGACGTCGTGATCGGCATCGGAACCCGGTACAGCGACTTCACCACGGCGTCCCGCACGGCGTTCCAAGACCCCGACGTGACGTTCGTCAACGTCAACGTCGCCGCGTTCGACGCCTACAAGCACGGCACGCAGCTGCCCGTCGTCGCGGATGCGCGCGAGACCCTCGTCGAGCTCTCCGCGGCGCTGGAGGGCCTCCGCGTGGACCCGTCCTACGCCGCGCGGATCGCGCGGGAGAAGGCGGAATGGGACGCGACGGTCGACGCTGCGCTCGCCCCGTCCGGCCGCGACCTCCCCGGCCAGCCCGAGATCATCGGCGCCGTGCAGCAGGCGAGCGCGCCGGAGGACGTCATCGTCCAGGCTGCCGGGTCGCTCCCCGGCGACCTGCACAAGCTGTGGCGGGTGCGTGATCCGCTCGGCTATCACGTCGAGTACGCCTTCTCCTGCATGGGCTACGAGATCGCGGGCGGCATCGGCGTCAAACGCGGCGCCGTGGCGGACGGCTCCGACCGCGACGTCATCGTCATGGTGGGCGACGGCTCCTACCTCATGCTCAACACCGAGCTCGTGACCGCCGTCGCCGAGGGCATCAAGATCATCGTCGTGCTCGTCCAGAACCACGGCTACGCCTCGATCGGCCATCTCTCCGAGACGGTCGGATCGCAGCGCTTCGGCACGAAGTACCGGCGTTACGATCCGCTCGCCCGCAACTTCCAGGGCGAGGAGGTGCTGCCCGTCGACCTCGCGCTGAACGCCCGCAGCTACGGGATCGACACCATCGAGATCGCGCCCGGCGCATCGGCCGTGGACGACCTGAGGGCGGCGATCGCACGGGCGAAGGCATCCGATCGTGCCACGTTCATCCACATCGACAGCGATCCGCACGTCTACGCGCCCGACGGCGGCGGATGGTGGGACGTGCCCGTCGCGCAGACGTCGACCCTCGCGTCGACGCAGGCCGCGCGCGTCGAGTACGAGGAGCAGGTCCGGGCGCGGCGACCGCTCCTCGGGGGCAGCGGGGAGGTGCGGTCGTGA